GCCAGCCGGGCCACAGAATCCACAATCCGGCTGCAGCGCAGGCCAACAGAGCAGCGAAAAGCGCGCAGAAAACGATTTTTCGGTTGACCGCGCTCGAAATATTTTGTCTCACGAGTTTTCTCCTTTCTCCAGCGCGTTGTTTCGGACGAACTAACAATTTTTATTAAAGGAGGCCTTTCCATGACCGTTCGTAAGATTCTCATCGCCGTCGATTTAAGCGCTCTCGCGTCAGACGTGATTCGTTATGGGTGCCGGATTGCCACAAGCCTTAAAGCAAAGGTAAAAGTGATCCACGCCGTCCCGAACGTCGCCACGTGGAAGGGATACGAGCCGTCTCTGCCAGCCAGTTTGGAAGAGGAAATGACCCAGACCGCCAAGACAAAGCTTCAAGGCTACATCGACGACGCGAAAGCCGCGGAGCCGGACGTCACGGACTGCATTGAAGACGTGGCCGTTTTGGCCGGCAACCCCACGTTGATGATCTGCACCACCGCGTCGGACGAGAAATTCGACATGATCGTTGTCGGGTACCGGGGCCACTCGGCGCTTGAACGTCTGCTGGTCGGATCCACCGCTTCCAACGTCATCCGCTACGCCTCCACTTCAGTCCTGCTGTACCGTCCGGACGAGACAGAAGAACCGGCGAAAAGCTGAACGTCTCTCAGAGCTCCTGAGAATCTGATATGATTTTAAGCGGAAAAATTATCGCCGCCCACGAGGGGATTTTGGCAAAGGAGAGGATACAGTGAAACTGGACGTGGTAGATCATATCGGCGTGGCAGTTCCCAACATCGACGAGGCGCTCAAGTTCTGGGAAGCCGTGTTGGGCGTCAAGTGCACTGGGGTGGAAGAGGTGGCCGACCAGAAGGTAAAAACCGCGTTTCTTCCCATTAAGGACACGGAAATTGAACTTCTCGAGCCGACGAGCCCGGACAGCCCGGTCGCCAAGTTCATGGAAAAAGGACGGCCTGGGATTCACCACATGGCCATTCGGGTGGAAAACGTCGAAAAAGCCTTGGAGGAGTTAAAAGCCGCAAGCGTCAAGCTGATCGACGAAAAGCCCCGGCGGGGTGCCGGCGGTGCGCTGATCGCGTTCCTTCATCCCAAATCCACCGGCGGCGTCCTGCTGGAGCTGTGTCAAAGAGGAAACTGCTAGTCTCCGCACAAAAAATCGGCCCTTCAGACTTATCTGAAGGGCCGATTTTTTTATCGCTTTAACTTCGCCGCGCAACGGCCGATGATCTCCAAAGCCTGATCGACCTCTTCGGCAGTCGTGAAGTACCCAGGACTCAGCCTCAGGCCGCCGGCCGGAAACGTCCCCAACGTCCTGTGCCCCCACGGCGAGCAGTGAAGCCCCGGACGAGTTTCAATTCCGTGCTCGGAGAGCTCGGCAGCCAACTCGGCGTTGTCCACCCCGTCGAAGTTCACCAAGAACACCGAGACGCGGCCTTCCATTCCCTGCCGGCCGTATAGGTGAACCCCAGGAAGGGACAGGAGCCCGTCGAGCATCCGTTCACCCACGGCCCTCTCTTGGGCCGCAATTTTTTGAACCGTCTCGGACTGGATCCACTTGACCGCCGCGTTCAGTCCAGCGATGCCCGGCAGATTCAGCGTCCCG
This is a stretch of genomic DNA from Jonquetella anthropi DSM 22815. It encodes these proteins:
- a CDS encoding universal stress protein translates to MTVRKILIAVDLSALASDVIRYGCRIATSLKAKVKVIHAVPNVATWKGYEPSLPASLEEEMTQTAKTKLQGYIDDAKAAEPDVTDCIEDVAVLAGNPTLMICTTASDEKFDMIVVGYRGHSALERLLVGSTASNVIRYASTSVLLYRPDETEEPAKS
- the mce gene encoding methylmalonyl-CoA epimerase, whose protein sequence is MKLDVVDHIGVAVPNIDEALKFWEAVLGVKCTGVEEVADQKVKTAFLPIKDTEIELLEPTSPDSPVAKFMEKGRPGIHHMAIRVENVEKALEELKAASVKLIDEKPRRGAGGALIAFLHPKSTGGVLLELCQRGNC